The region CAGGGCTGTCCCGTGCACCAAATTCTAAAAAATTTCATGTGTTAATAATTTAATGTGTCTATGCGTAtcatttaaagtttaattttggCTCATGTACCATACTGtttccatttgaaaatttttaattagttaatgtatttttttgactctaaagaacatttttgtgctttaaaaactATCATGGTAGAACAGCTCAAATGGGGTAACTCACTGGGGAAGAGCAACTCTTCTGGAAGCAAAGACTTTGAAACATTCTCATGACCTGTTGTGTTTCAGACTATTACTTAATCATTGTCAGCTATACTCGTTCTCACAGATTCTTTCCCAGTGACAGTTTCCATCGGAACAGCACTGTGTGCTTGAGTTGTGCTTTGCCAGGTATGTTCACGCGTAAGGCTAGGCATTCTTGCTGAGGACcacctttccctttgttttcaagTGTGAATGCTGAGGTCTAGGATGTGGAAGTCTCCCTTTCCTGGTTTCGTGGGTAATTCGTGACAGTGCTGGGCGGGACCCTGTGGTTGTCAGCCATTggaatgactttatttttgtgttttgttataGAAGCATCCGTTTTAGTTATTCCAGAAACCCAGAAGAATATTAATTTCTACTCATCTATAGAATGAGGGTAATATTATGACCTTGTGGGATTGGTGTAAGCATTACGGGTTACGTGCAGGCCTGCTGAGTACAgcgtggggagcagagggagtaTTTTGCACGTGGTGGCTACTGGTACAGGATTACGgggttattttgattttttgtattAGAATATaccattcttaatttttcttttgttaaaaaagtataaacattTCTGTTTCCTCCATGGTTACCAGCTTCTTCATTCCCCAAGTGAGCTAACCATATTGGAAAAATTAAACTCAACACAGTGTCTCAAACTCAAACACAACACAGATTTAGAGttcaagtttcaatttttttttattgtagtattaTCATTTACCTTGGTAAATTCATATTCCAGTTTAAAATGCCCCAAAGCAAATAAAACTTTGTTATAAATTCAAGTACTGTAGTTTAAAATGCACATGTGACACACAGTAGTTGCATAGTGGAATTACTATTATAAGCATTTACATTCATGATGCCCAGTACTAAGTTTTCACACTGCAAATTGATTACACTAGATATACTGCATACAATTACCGTTGCTTAGCACAGTAACTTGAGCACACTAGCTTATACGATTGCACTTTGCAAAGCTTTAATGAAGTTAGTAGCACTTAACTAATATTGAATGAAAACACTTTTATGTCTAAGATGTATTTTAGGTGAGATGCTTATGCAAGAGTAAGCACTTAACATGCTGTTGTTTTCATGACAACAAAATTCTCCCTTCCACCAAATAGAATAAACCAGGCAAAAAGTAATCTgaagtaattgaaaaaaaaactttaactttACATCCCTGTATTATGTTAAAgattatttaacataattttcttctggtttaaatatattgtgttttttttgttgttgttgttgaaataaagggatggggggagagagagagagagagagagagagggagagagagagagagggagagggagagagagagagagagggagagattgaaAAGGCTGTACTAAAATGCTAACAGCTGTAGCCCTTGGATGATACTTTAGCTGGGAAACAAGTATTGTGAGTGGTACTCAACATGttttctgtttagaaaaaaattaatagcctATAAATTCCTAATGTTTAAAACAGGTAGTTATTATTTAagatcttaaaataaatatacctgTGTTAAACAAATTAGGTTGTTTAAAAAACTTTGCAACAAAACTTGACTTactcacaaatatattttctatccatatttattatagtttgaacaatttaaaaacataaatcctGCAAATACTCTTAGCTTAGATAACAGTAGTGTTATCTGAATTCACATAAATGATTTCAGGAACTATTTATAAGACTTTCTCTGGTATTTTACCTAAGGTCACATCAAACACTCCAGTTAGTCACATTTCACTTTACGCATGGAAAAGCCGGGATGGTGTGAGGCTGGAAGCGGTCTAGACACTGTAGGGATCGgctttcctgttttgtttgtgccgctggcctcttttttttttttttggtggtagaGGACAataaagaaacttctggaaatcagataatgaatacaaaatactttgagatgaaaCTCAATGTTATTTAATCAAATTAGCACTGGGCTATTTTCTATAGTTCGTTCAGAACTGCTCATAggaagtaatttatttttctaaatatgcaAAGGAttgtcacaaaaggaaaaattttggTTAAGTGAATAGGGGCTCCTCTTTAAAAGTTTgtttataattgttttctttttcaattagaaaaatctttttttaaaaaaaactttatttatttttagagagaggggaaaggagggagaaagagagggaaagaaacatcaatacgtAGTTGCCCCTCGTGCGCCCCCTTCTGGGAACCTGGTGCAttacccagccatgtgccctgactgggaatcaaactggagacccctttgctttgcaggttggcattcaatccactgagccacaccagccagggcagaaaaatcTTTTTAGATATAACCAGTCATACAATAGTGATGGATATCTCAGTGTGATTCTTAACGTAATACAGTAGTATTTAGATAAATTATTCCCTTTTGCTTAGAGTGTTCAGCCATTGATTAAAATTTCCAGACTTAACTAAGCCACTAATGCTTACAGTCTCTGATAAAATTTCAAGGGAACAAAAAAGACTATttggagaataaataaaatagaaactgtattgaatttctgattttatttttaagcttccCCTTTCCCAAAAATACATCCATAATTAGATTCAGAGAAATTTTGTCCCTTGCCATTTTTTTCCATGAAGAAAATCACACCTCAATCAATCATAACATACATGCCTAACTTACCATACACACTTAACTTACATTTGGGACAGAAGGGGGTCAGCATGGCCCACCTTGGTCCATCCTAATGTCATTTTCAAATCAAGTCAACACTTTCTTTGGATTAATTAGCTGCTGATGGAGATTTGATAGAGGGAATACTGCAAGATCTCCGCATGATTAGCCTGACTTCTATATCTGGTAGATTATCCTGTTTAGTCTGTAAACACCCTTCGTCAGCGGCTGCTAAATGAAGATCAAACCGAAGAGAAACAGATTTTTTCCGTAATCGAGGGTTATCTTTAAAGAAGGAACCTTCCCATTCTTTGATAACTTCATCCACTTTCTCTGTCctgaaatgacaaaataaacCTTTCTACATGAAGAAGTatggatatatttaaaaatatgcaatatgCATTCCATATGAAAAATCAAGAAGtttgaataatttataatttacatttacattttaagtttcATGGGCAATTTACATCATGGAATTTATAacttacatacttttaaaaatcaggaatataACTTCAAGGAAATCTATGGAACTCTCCTTTTggtgtatttttagaaaaatggtgAATTAAAGATTGGGCATTTCTTcatgagtttttgtttatgtatatttacTCATGTCAGATTAAAAATcacaacatattaaaattatgtttggaCACATTCAAAGATTACTGAGATTGTTCCACTGAAGTTAATTTCTCCGCATGTTTATTATTGCGTCTTTGTCAAGATTGTTTTACTTACTGGATCGTGCCGTGGGCTTCCGTGCTTTCCTTCACGACGTTTCCATTTAATATCGCTTGCCTGGTCACTGTTTCCACTTTCTCATTCTCACACTTTTGTGGGACTTTTGTTgagaaagatatttcatttataatggctgtgaaaattttatgtatgaaatattaaattatggGATTGCAGGATGCACTAATCACAGTCAATTTATGTCAGAAGTCGtttaaatattgcttatttttgcTATGTCAGAGTAGTGTTTATGGTCCCTGCAAGCGGCACTTCAGTTTTCAAATCAGTTTACTTACATCAGAAACTCACCTGAAGGTAAAACAAAACCAACTCTACTTGtaggtttttgttcttttttccctccttggaTACAACCATAATATCTGCAATTGGAAAGAATTATAGGAGCAACAATGTATTGGCAGATAATTGAAACGAATGCTCAGCAATGAGAGAACAGATAAATTGGAGTATTTTCATACAATGGGAATACTATGGATGAATCTCCCAAATATAACACTGAGTGAAAACACAGGGTAAATTGTAGCTAATTTTATAAAGGTGAAATAATATACCAAACAGTTTCATATTTTGTTTAGGGATACACCCATATTAGTATGAAGGAGTTGGAGACTAATAAGCATCACATTCCAGAGCCAAGTTCGACTGAGGGAGGAGGACGAGACTGGGGCCATGTGGTGTGGGCGTGGTaggtgggggtggcggggcagTGCGGGGCGGGGTGTTGATAGATTTCAACAGCAGTCTGTGAGTTTCACTGCTGAGCTGGGGGAAGTGCGTACATGgagttcattgtatttttcttgatACTTTCTTGCATATATTAAATATGGCATAATAAAAATCGTATTATAGGAATATTAAAGACCAAGTTACCGATATCCCAAAGGATTAGGAATTAGATAAAATTCACAaccctttattttgtttaataataaattatatgtatatttacataacaCTATTTTAAGCACCTGAcaaacattaatttatttcaacttcacagcaatcctgtgaggtaggcaatattttcttccatgttatAGGTAAGAAAACTGGTGCGCAGAGAGGTTTAGTGACTTCCCTGGCATCactcagctagtaagtggtatATTTTGAATTCACtttatgtttttcaaagatttagCAAATGTCAAGACATTATAGGTTAAAGCAGTTTCATCTAGTTTTATAGAGGACTCGGGATTCTGAAGCAAGCAAGAATAAAGGTTTCGTTTGAACGaagtggtacatacatacaatgaaatatgaaatcagccacaaaataagaaaatgaaatcttgcaacaatatggatgggcctagagggtattgtgctgagtgaagtaagacggagaaagacaaagactctatgatatcacttatatgtggaatctaagaaaataagtgaacaagcagaccggaaacagactcagacacgGAGAACATTTCGATGGTTGTCAGGTGGGAGGGGCTTGTGGGCATGGGTACAAAAGGCGGAGGGATtgaaagtacaaattggtagttacagaatagtcgtgGGGATGTAAAACACAGTGTAGGGAATACAGTCACTAGTATgataataactatgtgtggtgtcagatgggtctGATCACTAGGTTGTATGccagaaagtaatataatattgtatgttgactgtacttgaaaaatttttaaaattatgtaaaaaagaataaagtattttttttatgagaaaatggCAAATCGGAGGCTGTGCTGTGTTCAAAGCCATGTGACCTTGTGAGTGAGTGCAGATTATGAAACTGAATTAGTAAGAATTCCTCTTTGATAGCTTTTGTTATCGGGACATCCTGAAGTCTTCTAAATCCTCTGACTCCACTGCTTCCCATGGCTGTAATATTCTGTGTCTGATGTGTGACAGGAGTGGGTCTTTGTTGGGGCATGTGTGGTAATTATAGTTTTTCAAACTTTCCTCACAGATGGTCCATATAAGGCAGTGACTAATTCTAAAAGGTTTGCATGGCAAGGAAAGTGAGCAAGTTTTGAAAGGTCATCATTGTTGTATGACTTGGGAATTGTTACCATTGTGTTCTAGGCTTGATGTGCTCTCTGTTGTAGCTAATGTGCCTGACTTTGGCTGTTTTGTCCGTAATTTGTGGAGGTTAGAAATAGTTCTTCCTCGTATCCTATGTGGTATGGACTAGTTTTATTGTGGAAACTCAGTGAGCACGCCCTGTGATGATGGCTTTTTTAGAGTCAGTTTCTCTGAGTGCATCAAAATGACATTAGTGGCTCTGCGTGTCGGGCCACTTGTCATGAACTCTTACAGTATTAAGTAcctgatttcttccttctctagGAGGCGGCGGTAAGTGGCGATTTCTTGCTCTAGCCTCATCTTCGTGTTGAGAAGCATCTCGTGCTCTTGGAGCTGCTTTTCGATGCCGCGCCTCACTTCCTGTAGCTCTTTTTCTAGTCCTTCGATCACAGCCTCCAGGTCTTGGAGCTGCGTCTGGTAATGCTGCTCGCTGGCTTGCAGGGAGTTTTCAAGGCCCCTTTCCTGTTTTAGAGAGACCTTCGTCAGTGAATCAGGGAAGGAAAGCGTGTTTCCGAAATCTGATCGGCAGTATCAGTATTCTCTTTTgttatcttctttcttaaaaaggtTGCAATAATTCTATATCACTTAAGGAAGAGGTGTTTCCTTATAGCTTTATCAATGACCTAAATATTaacaatatatgtattttatatacgTAGCTAGAGAGCTTCCTATTTCAAAGGAATCCTGTGCTAATTCTtatagaaaaagcaaaaacaaaaataaaaacaaaagaagcccCAGTGTGATAAACTTACtactcttatttaattttttaagtgttgaaAATATAGACTGTTAAATATCAAAGCCAAAGTGGACTGCTTGTCAAAGGCAGTTTAGGAAAGtgcttacatatttttctatcaGACATCTCCATAGTGTGGGTAAGAGCCTCCCCACTGTGGTGACTGTGGATACTGGCGAATACTCTAGGAGGCGTCAGAATACCCCGTTCCCCCACTGCAACACCCAGAGAACCCTAGGGCCGTGAGCAAGGGCTGCTTCCCTTTTCTAGGTGTGGACTGAACCCTGCGAGGTTTGGTAACAGCTATCGCCAcgaaggagggagggggcaatTGGACTGGGACCAGGGAGAGAACTCAGTGGCCTTGATTTCTGGCTCCTAGTGGGTCTCTCACTGTAAGGTGACGGGACTATGTTTGTttgcctctctttttttaaaaaacaatatttttagagaaagaggaagggaggaagaaagagagggagagaaacaccagtgtgtggttgcctctcacgtggcccccactggggacctgacctgcaacccaggcatgtgccctgactgggaatcgaactgatgaccctttggtttgcagcccatgctcaatccactgagctacaccagccagggtttgtttccctctcttaaTGAGGTGACATCGGGGGCCTCAGCGGGGCCAGTCGCTCTGGAGAACGTTCTCACCACAGCATGGAGGGATTCGATTTCCACTTGCAGGTGATGCCACTGGCGCCGCGCTTCCTTGAGTTCCGCTTGCGCTGCCTTCAGCGCCTCTTcgtctttgtccatttttttgcTTAAATCTTCTTCTAGCTAGAAGAGAGCCAGCAACAAcagtgacaaaaaaagaaagagcactCTTGAGAGTGAGACATATAAAAGCAATGATAGAAAAATAGCATAGGAACCcgatcattttttttctttaaattgttagAGTACGAGTGTATGTTTTGGTGCTCAGTTACTAATTAAATATGTGAGCAAGTCAGTGGCACTGtcagcctctgttttctcagatGTAAAATGAACCTCAAAAGtctcttcctgccctggctggcatagctcagtggatggagcgtgggctgggaaccaaagcattgcaggttcaattcccagtcaggacacatgcctgggttgcaggccacaaccccagcaatcgcacattgatgtttctctctctctctttttcccttccttccctctctaaaagtaaataaaaataaaatcttttttaaaaaagtctcttccTACTATGGCAGTCTGTGACAAGCAGGAAAATACACCGATTTTAATGAAAAGTAACAATTTACAGGACCTAAGTGCGAGACCTCTGACTTTTAACCTTTAATTATAGGTGGCATTAGTAAGGAAGGAAGATCGAAATTAGCTACTATTTCCCCCCATATTTTCTTATAGGTTGctttataaaagcaaataaacagcTTTCTATCCTAAATTAATCAATTATTGGACTGAGTACATAGACAGCGAGTAAACATTGCTGGAAAGTATATGATGAATAATTTAGAGAATTCAGTTACTGTAGGCATTAAAGATCCTAAAGTAGATTTCTGTGTTAAGCTCCCTCACTGCTGATTCCTCTTTTTCAGTATGATCTTTTCAGAACGCATGTGAATTCTGGGTATCCAGGGTAGTAGCAGAAGGGACTTCCTTATCCATTGTTTTCTAAATGTCTTCATATTCAAtaacaaatagaatattttatataatagtcCGCTTTACATGTTCTTATGCTGATGTTGAAATTAAGTGCAAGTATCTTTTGACGGAATTCTCAGCATTTGGCCCCAAGAGCAATAGGAGCAGTGTATGAACTTGGTTGtcatattttgaagcaaaaattataaccTTTTTACATtcttataaaatgcattttaaaataaacgaATTCATATGATGGTACAAccgattcttttttcttttttttaagattatttatttatttatttatttattttttagagagggagaggagggagatggagagagagagagaaacatcaatgtgcggttgctgggggtcatggcctgcaacccaggcatgtaccctgactgggaatcgaacctgtgacactttggtttgcagcccgcgctcaatccactgagctacgccagccagggcacaaccggttcttttttaaaggaagccCTGCAGTAATTGAAAGCCTATGAATAGAGTTTAGGGCGAGGTATTAGAGAACAGCGTCCGTATGTTTCTCATGGTTTGTTGTTCTTAGCATTTCTGGCAAAAGCAAGCAACAATACCTATCAGAGCAACTGCAAAAGAAAATTTGTGAGAATTTAGGAAATAGGAGTGCACAAAAACGATTGTCTTTACTGGTCTTTTGGATCTGGGAATCAGCAGCCAGGCTCGTGTGGTAGCTGGATTCTGAAGAGGGTTTCCAGTGAACCACACTTCCCAAAATTCATGTCTTTGTGCGGCAGACGTCCACACTGAATCCGGGCTGACCCGTGTCTCGTGCTTTAGCCGGCAGCATGTGGCAGAAGTGGCAGTTCTAGGCTGAAGCCTTAAGATGTCCTGACAACTTCCACTTCTGCACCTTTGGGAGCCCTGGACCAACATGTAAGGAGTCTGAATGTTTTGTTGGAGAGATCGTGTACAGAGGCCCGGCGGAGGGGGCGCCTGAGGCCACatggagagagagatacagagaaagagagaggcccAGTCATCTCAGCTGAGCCAGCCTTTCAAAAACCCCGTCAAGATGCCAGACACAGGAATGAGCCACCCTGGATGACCCAGCGCAGCTGTGCCCCAAGACGGTTGCTGTCCCAGCCAATGTCGTGTATGGCTGCAGAGTCGTCCCAGGGGACCTAGGCAGCCCACAGGATCACGAGAggacatacaattttttttttaaaaaaatctaagttttggggtggtttgttgtATAGCAATAAGTAACTAAAATAGctcatgtttctttatttttaataattaagtaggctttcttgaatttatttcagCTTTCTGAGTTCTTTGAAAACAATCCTCTAAAGCAGATATGTTAATTGATGCATTTCAGCATTGTGACTTGTAAACGAAATAACTTGTATTTTTACTATTGCAAAAATAAAGCGTTTATTTGGTTTACATTTTCAGAAATTGTCATTATTTCCCCCCACTCTCTTTGTAAAAGGTGAGTAAACTGTTCCAACAGTTAAATACCCTGGTGACTTTGCTTAATCCAGGATACTGATCATTCTTTATGAAGACTGACAATGTTACCCAGAGGTAAAATCTGTAATGTTACTAAAAGTGAATAGTTAATGGAGAAAAGTCTTATGATTTCCCAGTAATATATTCCCCCTCTTAAGTAAACGCTTTGCTGTACTGGGTGCTTGGAATAGAACTTGAACTCAGATATGGTAGgtaaactaaaaacaaatttctgaatttctgaatctttgtttctaaaatgtttgtaCATTTGTTTAAGGATTCAAGACCCTAGTTAATTGCTAAGAGGTGATTATCACTTTAAAACAGAGTAAGTCTATGAAATTAGGATTTAGCCCTTATTTAACTTggctctttcttgtttttaaaacttcaatattACATGCCAAGTATTGGAAATAAACATTCTCATCTTATAGCACCAAAGCAAAAATCTATAATCTAAATGGAGAGTCTATCAATTTGGGGACTTTGGTTGTCCTAATTTGTTTCAGAATTGTTCTGAATGCCATGCTCACGTACCCAGATCATTTCTATTTATAACGATCTGGTATAAAACCGAATTCATTAAAAAGGTTTAGAAACATTTTACTTCGGTTTTCTCTACTTGCCATTTCAAAGATGCTGTTGAAATCACCTCTATCAATAACTCGGCAATATTTTTGAAGGGTATGGGAAATGCTTCCTCCTTGGAGGATGTCTAAAAGAGGTTCGAGTTCACCATTTTATCGTATGTCGACCCCAGGTTTTATTAATGTTAGCCACCTCCTAATTTCTCCAAAAATTAAACCCATCGATCACCATGTATGTCATGGTCATTTAACAGTGTCATCACAGCCTTTCCCCCTAAAGTCCCCGCCAGATTGCAGTCAAGCCTGAATTCCTTCCCCAGTAGATGCTGCATCGAAAAGGAAATACTGTACCTCAGAGAGGCCGGGACAGGAATTGGGTAGACATGGATTGTCTCCTTATCCTGGAAGGTGCCTGTCTGTATGAAATCATTACCTGGATCCTTGTTGAGAGCACGGTCTCTATCTGATTTCTGGTGAGGAGCTTTTCATAGTTTGCCCTGATCTCATTGAGTAGCTGGGACAGCTCCATTCTTTTCCCATCCTCCACCTTGGCTAACTGAACCTTATCGATAGGACGAGTTGCTGCTGCGGCAGCACCGCTCTGTCTGCTTCCGAGCCCAGAGCCCCGTGGAGCCTTAAAGAGGCAGAGCTCCTTTTTCCGGGAGCCGCGGAAATTCCTGTGTTTGTAGTCAATTATGCAAATATGTGGTAAAcccttttctcctgctgtggTTGGAATAGTAGAAGTGTCAGACCCTCCAtaaaggaaccaaaaaaaaaaaaaaaaaaaaaaaaagaaagcaagaaaacatCCTCTGTATTCCTAAAGTGGTTCTCTCTAAAACTGAGTACTTTTGGGGGGGGAAAAAGTAATTTCTCTTATGGAAAGGAACTGGAGCATAATGCAAAgaaagttatattttgttttcccaaGATATTGCATGGAAATAAATCTGGGCCCCAAAGCATGATAGCTGAACTTTTCCTTCACAGTTTTCCTTACCACTTGAATTCTTTAAACAAACGCCGTGGCAGGGCATTAGGATATGTTGTCAGTCTGGGATATTCTGACAGTTACTGGAAAAAACTACCACCAGATTCAGATGACAATTGTCATTAGCCACAGGGCTGATAAATCTCATTTCCCTCCAGTGCGCACTGTGTGGCTCAGGCAGGCTGCTGGCCTGACAGCAGGTGTGATGTACAGAGGCGAATTCCTGAAGGCACATTACGCACGAAGCCAGAGCTGGAGGTAGGTGCCGACTGAGTACAAGAGCTGAGCGTTAACGTTCCCCGCGCTTCAGCAAGGTGAAAGAAAATGCCACCAGATGGTCCCTGCACAGGCTGTGTTCGCTCAGGTACGGCTTACTGTGGGGTTGCTCCTCCATCAGCCAGCACGTGGTTGATGACAGCTCACACTTGTAAACATAGCATTTGTGCAGCTCTTTGCACTTGAAAAAGCACCTTTACCTCTATCATGCCATCCAGCCTTCACATCCCTGTCATTGTGCAACCAGGAAAGAGGACAAGCCTGAGGACAAGCCTTGGGCAGGTTCAAgtgtcttgcccaaggtcatatggTGATGCAGTGGCACTGTCCAGACCGGAACTCTGATTCCTTGGTTGTATTCCATATAGTGCTTCTTCTGTCTCtgcattctccctctccccacctaaATTTCCTGTTTAATCTGGCCAGCTAGTTGCTTAGATGTGACTGCAATCATAGGAGAGTAGATCTGTCATTATGGTCATTTGTAGAATGGTGTGGCTGAAATTGTATCCAGAGCACCATCGTTCAGGGAATAGTTGGTCCTCGGCTCCGGTGCTCACAGGGCCTTTGAATGTGCATCGCACTGTTTCAATTTCTGAGTGAAGTCACTGCTGGCTGGCCCAGTGTGTGCCGACCATTCCCACAGTCCCCTCCAAACAAGGCAGGTGTTCACACCCCTGCCGAGAGGAGGTTCCATGTCAGTCCTGTGCTCTGTTTAATCTGACCCTGCCTCTCTCCAACCCCTACACCAGCCACAAGGCTTGGTCTAGGGTGGACAGGACAGTCAATCCATAGGTCAGAGACCTACGATGTAGCTGATACAAAAGCTGACTTGTGAGGGGTGCTTGTGATAATCTAGGCCAAAGTGATTCTCTTTCTTGGTCCTTGCAATGGAGACATATGAACAGAATCAGGCACTGGGTAacgggaggagaaggaggaaaagaaagaattgcTCTCTTGTTAGTTCATGTAGCTCCCACTAATCTCTGCCTAAAATCAAAGAGTGGAACTAGATTCCACAGAGCGGTGGTTTTGGCCATCTGCATTTTAAACAGGCATCCCAGGATAACCTGTGCGCCCTGAGGCTGTGCTTTCCAACAGGAAGTCCGTGCAAGCCAGGGATGCAAGCCACACATGTGACTTCAAACTTTTCAGTCGCCATATCAAGAGATATAAACAGAAACAAGTGACACCAATTTTAATGGATTTGACTCAACCTGATACATCCAAGGTATAATTATTTGAATATGTAGTCAGTATAAAATGTTCATGAGATAGTTACATTCCCCTTTTGATACAGTGCCTTTGAAATCCAATGCCTATTTTTGTAGCCTCTCTCAGTTCGGACAAGTCACACGGAAGGTGTTCCGTGGCTGCGTGGCCAGTGGCCACCATGTTGACGGTGCAGCTCCAGGGTCTGGGCTCCACTGGTTCACATGGATGAGAACTCCACGATGGGGACCCTGCTCATGCTCACTTGACTAAGGAAACAGGGCTGGATTTCtcatggggaggggagaggagtagCATTTAGGGAGACATTCTACAAGCATGTGAGCAATGAAGTTAACTATTTCAAGATCTCAAATGTCATTTTTCAAGGAAAACCATTGCtgatgtacttaaaaaaaaaaaacaacaaaaccctcacctgaggatatgttcattgatgagagagaaagagagaaacatagaaacatcgattagtcgccttctgtatgcaccctgaTCAGGAACAAAACCTGCAACggttttggtgcacaggacgatgctccaaccaactgacgctccaaccagccagggctggctgatttatttttcagaaatatcactctttattaaaaagaattagtAGCAATAGCTCACGGAATGCTATGGCATATACAAAACCGCAAGGTCCGTGGACTTCTCAGTGCTTTAACTGTAGTTCTCTTACGCTTCAGAAATCCTAACAGAACACCAGTGAGCAATGCTGCTATTCTCCTAGGGAACATCTCGAATCCACTCTAGTTATTAGAGGAGATCGTTTGAAAATATGCTTTGTTAATAGGAAGAAATTAGTCACAACTGA is a window of Phyllostomus discolor isolate MPI-MPIP mPhyDis1 chromosome 8, mPhyDis1.pri.v3, whole genome shotgun sequence DNA encoding:
- the KRT222 gene encoding keratin-like protein KRT222 isoform X1; this translates as MDKDEEALKAAQAELKEARRQWHHLQVEIESLHAVERGLENSLQASEQHYQTQLQDLEAVIEGLEKELQEVRRGIEKQLQEHEMLLNTKMRLEQEIATYRRLLEKEEIRYYGCIQGGKKEQKPTSRVGFVLPSAIINEISFSTKVPQKCENEKVETVTRQAILNGNVVKESTEAHGTIQTEKVDEVIKEWEGSFFKDNPRLRKKSVSLRFDLHLAAADEGCLQTKQDNLPDIEVRLIMRRSCSIPSIKSPSAAN
- the KRT222 gene encoding keratin-like protein KRT222 isoform X2 — its product is MELSQLLNEIRANYEKLLTRNQIETVLSTRIQLEEDLSKKMDKDEEALKAAQAELKEARRQWHHLQVEIESLHAVERGLENSLQASEQHYQTQLQDLEAVIEGLEKELQEVRRGIEKQLQEHEMLLNTKMRLEQEIATYRRLLEKEEIRYYGCIQGGKKEQKPTSRVGFVLPSAIINEISFSTKVPQKCENEKVETVTRQAILNGNVVKESTEAHGTIQTEKVDEVIKEWEGSFFKDNPRLRKKSVSLRFDLHLAAADEGCLQTKQDNLPDIEVRLIMRRSCSIPSIKSPSAAN